The following proteins are co-located in the Agelaius phoeniceus isolate bAgePho1 chromosome 36, bAgePho1.hap1, whole genome shotgun sequence genome:
- the FIS1 gene encoding mitochondrial fission 1 protein isoform X1 yields MGGVKPSLPPSLPAALPGAMDPEFDDVVAVEDLMALERRYAAERQQGALSRQCRFEYGWGLVRSRYREDTARGVALLSELLPETPPEEQRDVLFYLALGYYRLKEYERALEHLERLLAAEPQNAQVLRLRSRVRSRLRRDGLVGAAIVGGVVMGVAGLVGVAIARARH; encoded by the exons ATGGGCGGGGTTAAACCGTCACTTCCGCCTTCACTTCCGGCGGCGCTTCCGGGTGCGATGGACCCCGAGTTCGACGATGTGGTGGCGGTGGAGGATCTGATG GCTCTGGAGCGCCGCTACGCGGCCGAgcgccagcagggggcgctgtccCGGCAGTGCCGCTTCGAGTACGGCTGGGGCCTGGTGCGGAGCCGCTACCGGGAGGACACGGCCCGAGGGGTGGCGCTGCTCTCCG agTTGCTGCCCGAGACCCCCCCGGAGGAGCAGCGAGACGTCCTCTTCTACCTGGCCCTGGGCTACTACCGGCTCAAg GAGTACGAGCGCGCCCTGGAGCACCTGGAGCGCCTCCTGGCGGCCGAGCCGCAGAACGCGCAGGTGCTGAGGCTGCGGAGCCGCGTCCGGAGCCGCCTGaggaggg ACGGGCTGGTGGGCGCGGCCATCGTCGGGGGCGTGGTCATGGGCGTGGCCGGGTTGGTGGGCGTGGCCATCGCGCGCGCCCGGCACTGA
- the FIS1 gene encoding mitochondrial fission 1 protein isoform X2 has protein sequence MGGVKPSLPPSLPAALPGAMDPEFDDVVAVEDLMALERRYAAERQQGALSRQCRFEYGWGLVRSRYREDTARGVALLSELLPETPPEEQRDVLFYLALGYYRLKTGWWARPSSGAWSWAWPGWWAWPSRAPGTDHAHTPPLPGEKGRGLRGDAAEITSGCCGMTS, from the exons ATGGGCGGGGTTAAACCGTCACTTCCGCCTTCACTTCCGGCGGCGCTTCCGGGTGCGATGGACCCCGAGTTCGACGATGTGGTGGCGGTGGAGGATCTGATG GCTCTGGAGCGCCGCTACGCGGCCGAgcgccagcagggggcgctgtccCGGCAGTGCCGCTTCGAGTACGGCTGGGGCCTGGTGCGGAGCCGCTACCGGGAGGACACGGCCCGAGGGGTGGCGCTGCTCTCCG agTTGCTGCCCGAGACCCCCCCGGAGGAGCAGCGAGACGTCCTCTTCTACCTGGCCCTGGGCTACTACCGGCTCAAg ACGGGCTGGTGGGCGCGGCCATCGTCGGGGGCGTGGTCATGGGCGTGGCCGGGTTGGTGGGCGTGGCCATCGCGCGCGCCCGGCACTGACCACGCCCACACCCCTCCCCTCCCCGGGGAGAAGGGGCGGGGCCTGCGCGGTGACGCCGCGGAGATTACGTCAGGGTGCTGCGGGATGACGTCATGA
- the LOC143696515 gene encoding claudin-7-like produces the protein MAPGGCPQAPLAALAAVALAVAGWGLLVAAVAAGVWGMGGGQTSAVTAVIVTRGLWADCGTDASGVMSCVPLLSLVTLPGYLHGSRALGIF, from the exons atGGCACCcgggggctgtccccaggccccgCTGGCCGCGCTGGCCGCGGTGGCCCTGGCGGTGGCCGGCTGGGGGCTCCTGGTGGCCGCGGTGGCCGCGGGGGTGTGGGGCATGGGCGGGGGCCAGACCAGCGCTGTCACCGCTGTCATTGTCACCCGCGGGCTCTGGGCCGACTGCGGCACCGACGCCAGCGGGGTCATGTCCTGCGTGCCACTGCTGTCACTGGTCACCCTGCCCG ggtacCTGCACGgcagccgggccctggggatattttga